One part of the Raphanus sativus cultivar WK10039 chromosome 7, ASM80110v3, whole genome shotgun sequence genome encodes these proteins:
- the LOC108815064 gene encoding uncharacterized protein LOC108815064, producing the protein MSSDEFRLVSPTIDNEGKLPRKYTKGGQGVKKNISPPLEWYNVPQGTKSLALVVEDIDAPDPSGPLVPWTIWVVVDIPPDMKGLPEGFSGNDEQDFAGIREGNNDHKIPGWRGPLMPSHDHRFQFKLFALSDKPNLGHTVTKERLLDAVDGIVIGEAVLTCFA; encoded by the exons atgtCGAGTGATGAATTCAGACTGGTGTCGCCGACGATAGACAATGAAGGGAAGCTGCCGAGAAAGTATACCAAGGGAGGTCAAGGTGTAAAGAAGAATATCTCTCCTCCTCTTGAatg GTACAACGTTCCTCAAGGTACCAAGTCGCTAGCCTTGGTGGTTGAGGACATAGATGCTCCTGATCCTAGTGGACCGCTCGTGCCGTGGACTATTTGGGTGGTCGTCGACATTCCGCCCGATATGAAAGGTTTGCCTGAAGGATTTTCCGGCAACGATGAGCAGGACTTTGCTGGTATTCGAGAAGGGAATAACGATCACAAGATCCCGGGATGGCGTGGCCCTCTCATGCCTAGTCACGATCATCGTTTCCAGTTCAAGCTCTTTGCTCTCAGCGATAAACCCAATCTTGGTCACACG GTGACAAAAGAGAGATTGCTGGATGCGGTTGATGGGATTGTGATCGGAGAAGCGGTTTTGACATGTTTTGCTTGA
- the LOC108818268 gene encoding transcription factor bHLH140 isoform X1, which yields MEMETEVSGEKQIVVLLIGPPGSGKSTFCDSVMKSSHRPWSRICQDIINNGKAGNKAQCLKMATESLKQGKSVFIDRCNLDREQRSEFIKLQLLGGGPHVQVHAVVLELSAQVCISRSVKRSGHEGNLQGGRAAAVVNKMLRSKELPKLTEGFSRILFCYNDADVENAVKTYTTLAPMDTLPSGSFGLKNPDTRSTQPGIMNFFKKVTAVPASSSIEATTPKAHENTEDVLPVSPSKLGSVVPTTLAFPSISTADFQFDIDKASDIIVETAEEFLPKLGSARLVLVDLSHGSKILSLVKAKASLKNIDSARFFTFVGDITKLHSQGGLRCNVIANAANWRLKPGGGGVNASIFKAAGPDLEAATRARANTLVPGKAVVVPLPSTCPLHNAQGITHVIHVLGPNMNPNRPDCLNNDYTKGCKILREAYTSLFEGFLSTVEDQSKLPKRNNQATASDSERNKKYKGTQDMAIASNMKSGTVDDARDGGKKRSKGWSSWALALHVIAMHPEKHENVVLESSDDIVVINDQYPKARKHVLVVARQENVDGLEDVGRENIKLVEEMHNVGMKWVKRFQDEDASLIFRLGYHSVPSMRQLHLHVISQDFESDHLKNKKHWNSFTTSFFRDSVDVLEEVKSQGRANVESEAVLKGELRCNRCRSAHPTISKLKSHIRSCSSHFPHHLLQTSRLLARPGTSN from the exons ATGGAAATGGAAACAGAAGTCTCAG GAGAGAAGCAGATAGTGGTGCTTCTGATTGGTCCCCCAGGAAGCGGCAAATCGACTTTCTGTGACTCCGTTATGAAATCATCTCACCGCCCTTGGTCTCGCATCTGTCAg GACATTATTAACAATGGCAAAGCTGGAAACAAAGCTCAGTGCCTAAAGATGGCTACAGAATCCCTCAAGCAAGGGAAGAGCGTCTTTATTGACAGATGCAATCTTGACAGGGAACAGCGCTCCGAGTTTATTAAGCTCCAGCTCCTCGGTGGTGGTCCCCATGTTCAAGTCCATGCAGTGGTTTTGGAACTTTCTGCTCAGGTTTGCATATCTAGATCAGTCAAAAGAAGTGGTCATGAGGGTAATCTACAAGGCGGAAGAGCTGCTGCTGTTGTCAATAAGATGCTTCGGAGTAAGGAACTTCCTAAACTGACTGAAGGtttctctcggattctcttttGTTACAACGACGCAGATGTGGAGAATGCTGTTAAAACATACACCACGCTTGCTCCAATGGATACTCTTCCTTCCGGCTCTTTTGGACTTAAGAATCCTGACACCAGGTCAACCCAACCCGGTATTATGAACTTCTTTAAGAAAGTCACCGCGGTTCCTGCCTCATCTTCTATTGAAGCTACAACTCCCAAAGCTCATGAAAATACAGAAGATGTCCTCCCAGTTTCCCCATCTAAGCTTGGTTCTGTTGTACCCACTACATTGGCATTCCCTTCGATCTCGACTGCAGATTTCCAGTTTGACATTGACAAGGCATCTGACATCATTGTCGAGACAGCAGAGGAATTCCTGCCTAAACTCGGGTCTGCACGGCTTGTCTTGGTGGACTTGAGCCATGGGTCAAAGATTCTGTCTTTGGTCAAGGCTAAGGCTTCTCTAAAGAACATTGACTCTGCAAGGTTTTTCACCTTTGTTGGAGACATAACTAAGCTTCATTCCCAAGGCGGTCTGCGCTGCAATGTTATTGCTAATGCTGCTAACTG GAGGCTTAAACCTGGAGGTGGAGGCGTGAACGCATCGATATTCAAAGCTGCTGGTCCAGATCTCGAGGCTGCGACAAGAGCACGAGCAAACACTCTTGTGCCTGGAAAAGCCGTGGTAGTTCCTCTTCCTTCTACTTGCCCGTTACATAACGCTCAAGGCATTACACATGTGATACATGTCCTAGGACCAAACATGAATCCAAACCGACCAGACTGCCTTAACAACGACTACACCAAGGGCTGCAAAATTCTTAGGGAGGCTTACACATCACTCTTTGAAGGTTTTTTGTCGACAGTAGAGGATCAATCAAAGTTGCCTAAACGAAACAATCAAGCAACTGCGTCAGATTCCGAGAGGAACAAGAAGTACAAGGGGACACAAGACATGGCCATAGCTAGTAATATGAAATCTGGGACTGTGGATGATGCTAGAGACGGTGGAAAGAAGAGGAGTAAAGGATGGAGCTCATGGGCATTGGCACTCCACGTTATCGCGATGCACCCAGAGAAACACGAGAATGTCGTGCTAGAATCTTCAGACGACATTGTTGTGATAAACGACCAGTACCCAAAG GCGCGGAAACACGTGCTAGTAGTGGCGAGGCAGGAGAATGTAGATGGGCTTGAAGACGTTGGCagagaaaatattaaacttGTTGAGGAAATGCACAACGTTGGTATGAAATGGGTTAAGAGGTTCCAGGACGAGGATGCATCTCTTATCTTCCGCCTTGGATATCACTCG GTTCCTTCAATGCGACAACTACATCTACACGTCATAAGCCAAGACTTTGAATCCGATCACTTGAAGAACAAGAAACACTGGAACTCTTTCACAACCTCCTTCTTCCGTGACTCGGTGGATGTGCTTGAAGAGGTCAAGAGCCAAGGCAGGGCCAATGTGGAGAGTGAAGCTGTTTTGAAAGGTGAGTTGCGTTGCAATCGGTGTAGAAGCGCACACCCGACTATCTCCAAACTCAAATCGCATATCAGATCCTGTTCTTCTCACTTCCCTCACCATTTACTCCAAACCAGTCGTCTTTTGGCTCGACCAGGGACTTCAAATTAA
- the LOC108818125 gene encoding auxin transporter-like protein 1: MSGEKQAEEAIVVSGVSEAGDDGAGGKVEDSTAEDINSGDASDGFSMKSFLWHGGSAWDAWFSCASNQVAQVLLTLPYSFSQLGMLSGILLQIFYGLMGSWTAYLISVLYVEYRARMEKQEAKSFKNHVIQWFEVLDGLLGPYWKAAGLAFNCTFLLFGSVIQLIACASNIYYINDRLDKRTWTYIFGACCATTVFIPSFHNYRIWSFLGLAMTTYTAWYLTIAAFLHGQAEGVTHSGPTKLVLYFTGATNILYTFGGHAVTVEIMHAMWKPRKFKSIYLMATLYVFTLTLPSASAVYWAFGDQLLNHSNAFSLLPKTRFRDAAVILMLIHQFITFGFACTPLYFVWEKAIGMHHTKSICLRAIVRLPVVVPIWFLAIIFPFFGPINSAVGALLVSFTVYIIPALAHMLTYRTASARRNAAEKPPFFLPSWSGVYVINAFVVVWVLVLGFGFGGWASMTNFIRQIDTFGLFAKCYQCKSPIPPPPTPVTGSNHHRR, encoded by the exons ATGTCGGGTGAGAAGCAAGCGGAGGAGGCAATAGTTGTCTCAGGCGTCAGCGAAGCGGGGGATGATGGAGCCGGCGGAAAAGTGGAAGATTCAACTGCAGAGGATATTAACAGCGGCGACGCCAGTGATGGATTTAGCATGAAGAGTTTTCTTTGGCATGGCGGATCCGCTTGGGACGCTTGGTTTAGCTGTGCCTCCAATCAG GTGGCACAAGTGCTGTTGACACTGCCGTATTCGTTCTCGCAGCTGGGGATGTTATCAGGAATATTGCTTCAAATATTCTATGGACTAATGGGATCTTGGACTGCTTACCTCATCAGTGTTCTTTACGTCGAGTATCGAGCCCGAATGGAGAAACAAGAGGCCAAATCATTCAAAAACCACGTTATTCAG TGGTTTGAGGTGCTTGATGGGCTGCTGGGTCCGTACTGGAAAGCAGCGGGGCTCGCATTTAATTGCACCTTCTTGTTATTCGGATCAGTCATCCAGCTCATCGCTTGTGCTAG caatatatattacataaacgATAGACTAGACAAGAGGACTTGGACATATATATTTGGTGCTTGTTGTGCCACGACCGTCTTCATACCATCTTTCCACAATTACCGTATTTGGTCTTTCCTCGGCCTTGCCATGACCACTTACACTGCTTGGTACCTCACCATCGCCGCATTTCTCCATGGCCAA GCTGAGGGTGTGACACATTCTGGTCCGACCAAACTTGTGCTGTACTTTACCGGAGCCACCAACATTCTCTATACATTTGGCGGGCACGCTGTGACTGT GGAAATAATGCATGCGATGTGGAAAccaaggaagtttaagagcaTCTACCTGATGGCGACACTGTACGTCTTCACATTAACGCTTCCGTCAGCGTCCGCCGTCTATTGGGCTTTCGGCGACCAACTTCTCAACCATTCAAATGCTTTCTCTCTCCTCCCTAAAACGCGTTTCCGTGATGCCGCCGTCATCCTCATGCTCATCCATCAG TTTATAACGTTTGGATTTGCGTGTACACCGTTATACTTCGTATGGGAAAAAGCAATAGGAATGCACCACACCAAAAGCATATGTCTAAGAGCGATCGTGAGGCTGCCGGTGGTGGTTCCCATATGGTTTTTAGCCATTATTTTCCCATTTTTTGGTCCCATAAACTCCGCGGTTGGAGCTCTACTCGTTAGCTTCACCGTCTACATCATCCCTGCCTTAGCCCATATGCTCACCTACCGCACCGCCTCTGCCCGTCGG AATGCGGCGGAGAAGCCGCCGTTCTTTTTGCCAAGCTGGAGCGGAGTTTACGTGATAAATGCATTCGTGGTGGTTTGGGTGCTTGTTCTAGGGTTCGGGTTTGGAGGATGGGCTAGCATGACCAACTTCATCAGGCAAATTGACACTTTTGGCCTCTTTGCCAAGTGCTATCAATGCAAGTCGCCgattcctcctcctcctactccGGTCACCGGTAGTAATCACCACCGCCGTTAG
- the LOC108814219 gene encoding pyruvate decarboxylase 4-like yields the protein MDTKIGSMDASKARDGDVCSPPKGAVATVEDSVPGSAISVGSSEATLGRHLARRLVQAGVTDIFSVPGDFNLTLLDHLIAEPELKNIGCCNELNAGYAADGYARSRGVGACVVTFTVGGLSVLNAIAGAYSENLPVICIVGGPNSNDFGTNRILHHTIGLPDFTQELRCFHTVTCYQAVVNNLEDAHEEIDKAISTALKESKPVYISISCNLASTPHPTFIRDPVPFSLTPRSSNPMGLHAAVEATLDFLNKAVKPVMVAGVKLRVAKASDAFVQLADASGYAMAVMPSAKGLVPENHPHFIGTYWGAVSTPFCSEIVESADAYIFAGPIFNDYTSVGYSLLLKKEKAILVHPDRVTVANGQTFGCVLMSEFFTELSKRVKRNETAYENYHRIFVPQGKPIACKAREPLRVNTMFQHIQKMLSSQTAVIAETGDSWFNCQKLRLPKGCGYEFQMQYGSIGWSVGATLGYAQAVPEKRVLAFIGDGSFQVTAQDVSTMLRNGQKTIIFLINNGGYTIEVEIHDGPYNVIKNWNYTALVDAIHNGEGKCWTTKVRYEAELVEAIKTATLEKKDSLCFIEVILHKDDTSKELLEWGSRVAAANGRPPNPQ from the exons ATGGACACCAAAATCGGATCCATGGATGCGAGCAAGGCGAGGGATGGCGACGTGTGTAGTCCACCAAAAGGCGCGGTGGCAACCGTGGAAGACTCAGTTCCAGGCAGTGCGATCTCGGTGGGGTCATCGGAAGCGACACTAGGGCGTCACTTGGCAAGACGTCTAGTGCAGGCGGGGGTGACGGATATATTCTCGGTACCGGGGGATTTCAACCTAACATTGCTGGACCACCTGATCGCAGAGCCGGAGCTGAAGAACATAGGATGCTGCAACGAGCTAAACGCAGGATACGCAGCGGACGGATACGCGAGATCACGAGGGGTGGGGGCATGCGTGGTGACGTTCACGGTAGGGGGACTGAGCGTATTGAACGCGATCGCAGGAGCGTACAGCGAGAATCTGCCGGTTATATGTATAGTGGGAGGTCCTAACTCCAACGATTTTGGGACCAATCGCATTCTCCATCACACCATCGGTTTACCTGATTTCACCCAAGAGCTTCGCTGTTTCCACACCGTTACTTGCTACCAG GCGGTGGTGAACAATTTGGAAGATGCACATGAGGAGATCGACAAGGCCATCTCAACAGCTCTTAAAGAAAGCAAGCCTGTTTACATCAGCATCAGCTGCAACTTAGCTTCTACTCCTCATCCTACTTTCATCCGTGATCCTGTCCCTTTTTCTCTTACTCCTCGCTCCAGCAACCCCATGGGCCTCCATGCTGCCGTTGAAGCTACCTTGGATTTTCTCAACAAGGCCGTCAAGCCTGTCATGGTTGCTGGTGTCAAGCTGCGTGTTGCCAAAGCCAGCGATGCCTTCGTCCAGCTTGCTGACGCTTCTGGATACGCCATGGCTGTCATGCCATCTGCCAAGGGCCTTGTCCCTGAGAATCATCCTCACTTCATTGGGACTTACTGGGGTGCAGTGAGCACTCCTTTCTGCTCTGAGATTGTTGAATCTGCAGATGCCTACATCTTTGCTGGCCCTATCTTCAACGACTACACCTCTGTTGGTTACTCCCTTCTCCTCAAGAAAGAGAAAGCCATCCTTGTGCATCCTGACCGTGTCACCGTGGCCAATGGTCAAACCTTCGGGTGCGTTCTCATGAGCGAGTTCTTCACTGAGCTGTCCAAGAGGGTGAAGCGTAACGAGACGGCTTATGAGAATTACCACAGGATCTTTGTCCCTCAAGGTAAGCCTATTGCATGCAAAGCAAGAGAGCCTTTGAGAGTCAACACTATGTTCCAACACATTCAGAAGATGCTCTCTTCTCAAACCGCTGTCATTGCTGAGACCGGTGATTCTTGGTTTAACTGCCAGAAACTTAGGCTCCCTAAAGGATGTGG GTATGAGTTTCAGATGCAGTATGGATCCATCGGGTGGTCTGTTGGTGCGACTCTGGGATACGCACAGGCTGTACCGGAGAAGCGAGTGTTGGCTTTCATCGGAGATGGAAGTTTCCAAGTGACGGCTCAGGACGTATCCACCATGCTGCGCAACGGTCAGAAAACGATCATCTTCCTCATTAACAACGGTGGCTACACCATTGAAGTAGAGATTCATGATGGTCCATACAACGTGATCAAGAACTGGAACTACACTGCTCTGGTTGATGCCATTCATAACGGGGAAGGCAAATGCTGGACCACAAAGGTGAGATACGAGGCGGAGTTGGTGGAAGCGATTAAGACAGCCACATTGGAGAAGAAGGATTCTCTTTGTTTCATTGAAGTCATTCTTCACAAAGATGATACGAGCAAAGAGTTGCTTGAGTGGGGCTCACGCGTCGCTGCTGCCAATGGCCGTCCTCCCAACCCCCAGTAA
- the LOC108818268 gene encoding transcription factor bHLH140 isoform X2, with protein MAGEKQIVVLLIGPPGSGKSTFCDSVMKSSHRPWSRICQDIINNGKAGNKAQCLKMATESLKQGKSVFIDRCNLDREQRSEFIKLQLLGGGPHVQVHAVVLELSAQVCISRSVKRSGHEGNLQGGRAAAVVNKMLRSKELPKLTEGFSRILFCYNDADVENAVKTYTTLAPMDTLPSGSFGLKNPDTRSTQPGIMNFFKKVTAVPASSSIEATTPKAHENTEDVLPVSPSKLGSVVPTTLAFPSISTADFQFDIDKASDIIVETAEEFLPKLGSARLVLVDLSHGSKILSLVKAKASLKNIDSARFFTFVGDITKLHSQGGLRCNVIANAANWRLKPGGGGVNASIFKAAGPDLEAATRARANTLVPGKAVVVPLPSTCPLHNAQGITHVIHVLGPNMNPNRPDCLNNDYTKGCKILREAYTSLFEGFLSTVEDQSKLPKRNNQATASDSERNKKYKGTQDMAIASNMKSGTVDDARDGGKKRSKGWSSWALALHVIAMHPEKHENVVLESSDDIVVINDQYPKARKHVLVVARQENVDGLEDVGRENIKLVEEMHNVGMKWVKRFQDEDASLIFRLGYHSVPSMRQLHLHVISQDFESDHLKNKKHWNSFTTSFFRDSVDVLEEVKSQGRANVESEAVLKGELRCNRCRSAHPTISKLKSHIRSCSSHFPHHLLQTSRLLARPGTSN; from the exons ATGGCAGGAGAGAAGCAGATAGTGGTGCTTCTGATTGGTCCCCCAGGAAGCGGCAAATCGACTTTCTGTGACTCCGTTATGAAATCATCTCACCGCCCTTGGTCTCGCATCTGTCAg GACATTATTAACAATGGCAAAGCTGGAAACAAAGCTCAGTGCCTAAAGATGGCTACAGAATCCCTCAAGCAAGGGAAGAGCGTCTTTATTGACAGATGCAATCTTGACAGGGAACAGCGCTCCGAGTTTATTAAGCTCCAGCTCCTCGGTGGTGGTCCCCATGTTCAAGTCCATGCAGTGGTTTTGGAACTTTCTGCTCAGGTTTGCATATCTAGATCAGTCAAAAGAAGTGGTCATGAGGGTAATCTACAAGGCGGAAGAGCTGCTGCTGTTGTCAATAAGATGCTTCGGAGTAAGGAACTTCCTAAACTGACTGAAGGtttctctcggattctcttttGTTACAACGACGCAGATGTGGAGAATGCTGTTAAAACATACACCACGCTTGCTCCAATGGATACTCTTCCTTCCGGCTCTTTTGGACTTAAGAATCCTGACACCAGGTCAACCCAACCCGGTATTATGAACTTCTTTAAGAAAGTCACCGCGGTTCCTGCCTCATCTTCTATTGAAGCTACAACTCCCAAAGCTCATGAAAATACAGAAGATGTCCTCCCAGTTTCCCCATCTAAGCTTGGTTCTGTTGTACCCACTACATTGGCATTCCCTTCGATCTCGACTGCAGATTTCCAGTTTGACATTGACAAGGCATCTGACATCATTGTCGAGACAGCAGAGGAATTCCTGCCTAAACTCGGGTCTGCACGGCTTGTCTTGGTGGACTTGAGCCATGGGTCAAAGATTCTGTCTTTGGTCAAGGCTAAGGCTTCTCTAAAGAACATTGACTCTGCAAGGTTTTTCACCTTTGTTGGAGACATAACTAAGCTTCATTCCCAAGGCGGTCTGCGCTGCAATGTTATTGCTAATGCTGCTAACTG GAGGCTTAAACCTGGAGGTGGAGGCGTGAACGCATCGATATTCAAAGCTGCTGGTCCAGATCTCGAGGCTGCGACAAGAGCACGAGCAAACACTCTTGTGCCTGGAAAAGCCGTGGTAGTTCCTCTTCCTTCTACTTGCCCGTTACATAACGCTCAAGGCATTACACATGTGATACATGTCCTAGGACCAAACATGAATCCAAACCGACCAGACTGCCTTAACAACGACTACACCAAGGGCTGCAAAATTCTTAGGGAGGCTTACACATCACTCTTTGAAGGTTTTTTGTCGACAGTAGAGGATCAATCAAAGTTGCCTAAACGAAACAATCAAGCAACTGCGTCAGATTCCGAGAGGAACAAGAAGTACAAGGGGACACAAGACATGGCCATAGCTAGTAATATGAAATCTGGGACTGTGGATGATGCTAGAGACGGTGGAAAGAAGAGGAGTAAAGGATGGAGCTCATGGGCATTGGCACTCCACGTTATCGCGATGCACCCAGAGAAACACGAGAATGTCGTGCTAGAATCTTCAGACGACATTGTTGTGATAAACGACCAGTACCCAAAG GCGCGGAAACACGTGCTAGTAGTGGCGAGGCAGGAGAATGTAGATGGGCTTGAAGACGTTGGCagagaaaatattaaacttGTTGAGGAAATGCACAACGTTGGTATGAAATGGGTTAAGAGGTTCCAGGACGAGGATGCATCTCTTATCTTCCGCCTTGGATATCACTCG GTTCCTTCAATGCGACAACTACATCTACACGTCATAAGCCAAGACTTTGAATCCGATCACTTGAAGAACAAGAAACACTGGAACTCTTTCACAACCTCCTTCTTCCGTGACTCGGTGGATGTGCTTGAAGAGGTCAAGAGCCAAGGCAGGGCCAATGTGGAGAGTGAAGCTGTTTTGAAAGGTGAGTTGCGTTGCAATCGGTGTAGAAGCGCACACCCGACTATCTCCAAACTCAAATCGCATATCAGATCCTGTTCTTCTCACTTCCCTCACCATTTACTCCAAACCAGTCGTCTTTTGGCTCGACCAGGGACTTCAAATTAA
- the LOC108818126 gene encoding LOW QUALITY PROTEIN: uncharacterized protein LOC108818126 (The sequence of the model RefSeq protein was modified relative to this genomic sequence to represent the inferred CDS: inserted 2 bases in 1 codon) codes for MDHDIEKRVSDQKRLNQSSLFTAFAFSFLTLIAATTLVLMSNFSMQPQRDFSEVKRVIPQHLPLSSENESKSKQEKTHVVKKKIRVIEMFSGDDLSDKFQRKANEFMGDIGCEVNFVMTWISSSADLFGKREVFAIESVFKSHPRGCLMILSATMDSPQGYTTLKPFLDRGYRVVAVTPDLPFLLRGTAGERWLEEIRSGKRDSGKISLAQNLSNLMRLAYLYKYGGVYLDTDMILLKSFKGLNNTIGAQTFDPSYTNWTRLNNAVLIFDKKHPLLLKFIQEFARTFNGNVWGYNGPYLVSRVAKAVEGSNEYNFTVMRPSAFYPXWIEIEKFFKVPKTVKESKWVKVKLLQMQRRSYGLHLWNKFSRKFEIEQGSAMWSLVSDHS; via the exons ATGGATCATGACATAGAGAAGAGAGTGTCTGATCAAAAACGACTGAACCAATCATCACTTTTCACCGCGTTTGCGTTCAGTTTCTTAACTTTGATCGCGGCTACCACGTTGGTTCTAATGTCTAACTTCTCGATGCAACCGCAGAGAGATTTCTCGGAGGTGAAGAGAGTGATTCCACAACACTTACCTCTGAGCTCCGAGAACGAAAGTAAAAGCAAGCAAGAGAAGACACATGTGGTAAAGAAGAAGATTCGAGTTATCGAGATGTTCAGTGGAGATGACTTATCTGACAAGTTTCAAAGGAAGGCGAACGAGTTTATGGGTGATATTGGATGTGAAGTCAACTTCGTGATGACGTGGATATCATCATCAGCTGATCTGTTCGGAAAGAGAGAGGTGTTCGCTATTGAAAGTGTGTTCAAGTCTCATCCTCGTGGTTGCTTGATGATCCTATCCGCAACCATGGATTCTCCTCAAGGTTACACAACCTTGAAGCCGTTTCTTGATCGTGGTTACAGAGTTGTTGCAGTCACGCCGGATCTGCCTTTTCTACTAAGAGGAACCGCGGGAGAAAGGTGGCTAGAAGAAATAAGAAGCGGGAAAAGAGATTCGGGAAAGATATCATTAGCTCAGAATCTGTCGAATCTAATGAGGCTTGCCTACTTGTACAAATACGGAGGTGTGTACTTAGACACCGACATGATCCTTCTCAAAAGCTTCAAAGGGCTTAACAACACGATTGGAGCTCAGACGTTTGATCCTTCCTACACAAACTGGACGAGACTGAACAACGCGGTGCTAATATTCGACAAGAAGCATCCTCTCTTGCTCAAATTCATCCAAGAATTCGCTCGAACTTTCAATGGAAACGTGTGGGGATACAACGGACCCTACCTGGTTTCTCGAGTGGCTAAAGCAGTGGAAGGATCAAATGAGTACAACTTCACCGTCATGCGACCTTCTGCGTTCTATCC GTGGATTGAGATAGAGAAGTTCTTCAAGGTGCCAAAGACGGTAAAAGAGTCGAAATGGGTCAAGGTCAAGCTTCTTCAGATGCAGAGGAGAAGCTATGGGTTGCATCTTTGGAATAAATTTAGCAGAAAGTTTGAAATCGAACAAGGGAGTGCCATGTGGAGTTTAGTATCAGACCACTCCTAG